A portion of the Myripristis murdjan chromosome 13, fMyrMur1.1, whole genome shotgun sequence genome contains these proteins:
- the rwdd2b gene encoding RWD domain-containing protein 2B produces MSQLERAESQLAELELLSSMFPSQGEFELTDPVAVAELRGFVEGSADSPPPCRPRFLLKQKVEAATTEGVDVTLSCAYPSEYPCVLPEITVRCADLSRAQQTQLHADLNTHLTENCRGEVCVLSAVEWVKDNSHLYISRSASSAALPSKKESASPRPPELFSRLWIYSHHIYNKTKRKNILEWSKELGLTGFSMPGKPGIVCVEGPQSACEEFWSRVKVLTWKKIMIRHREDIPLDHQGMDSSAVESMDSLRKFTSFEEAMFDPHGNRGNHMDLGLLYQFLNEKGCCDVFQIYFGIEGR; encoded by the exons ATGTCTCAGTTAGAGCGGGCCGAGTCGCAGCTGgcagagctggagctgctgtccaGCATGTTCCCCAGCCAGGGGGAGTTTGAGCTCACAGACCCGGTGGCCGTGGCCGAGCTCCGGGGCTTCGTGGAGGGCAGCGCCGACAGCCCCCCTCCCTGCAGACCCCGGTTCCTCTTAAAGCAGAAGGTGGAGGCTGCAACCACGGAGGGG GTGGATGTCACTTTGTCGTGCGCGTATCCGTCGGAGTATCCCTGTGTCCTCCCGGAGATAACGGTCCG ATGTGCTGATCTCAGCAGAGCCCAGCAGACACAGCTCCACGCCgacctgaacacacacctgacGGAAAACTGccgaggggaggtgtgtgtacTCTCTGCAGTGGAGTGGGTGAAGGACAACTCGCACCTCTACATCAGCAGGAGCGCATCGTCTGCAGCACTGCCCTCTAAGAAAGAGTCCGCCTCTCCACGGCCACCGGAGCTGTTCAGCCGCCTATGGATCTACAGTCACCACATCTATAACAAGACCAAGAGGAAGAATATCTTAGAGTGGTCCAAGGAGCTGGGTCTGACCGGCTTCAGCATGCCTGGAAAGCCTGGGATCGTGTGTGTGGAAGGCCCTCAAAGTGCCTGTGAGGAGTTCTGGTCCAG AGTGAAGGTTCTGACATGGAAGAAGATCATGATTCGACATAGAGAGGATATTCCCCTTGATCATCAGGGCATGGACAGCAGCGCTGTTGAAAGTATGGACTCCCTGCGCAAATTCACAAGCTTTGAAGAGGCGATGTTTGACCCCCATGGGAACAGAGGCAATCACATGGACCTTGGGCTGCTCTACCAGTTCTTAAATGAGAAAGGCTGTTGTGATGTCTTTCAGATATATTTTGGCATTGAGGGGAGGTAG